In Pseudomonadota bacterium, one DNA window encodes the following:
- a CDS encoding adenylosuccinate lyase: protein MIERYSRPEMSSLWSDRARFDLWLAVELAVCEAWARRGAIPAETMATIRSLASYDTDRIGKIEAEVHHDVIAFLTAVAEKVGPDSRFIHMGMTSSDLLDTAFAIQLRGAGLAIAKGMEKLRAEIKKLAMAHKNTVMMGRSHGIHAEPITFGLKAAVWYDEFGRHERRLAEAVDTISVGKLSGAVGTFAHIDPEMESEVCAAFELKPAPVSTQIVQRDRHAHYFCTLAGIAASIEKVAVEIRHLQRTEVGEAAEPFGKGQKGSSAMPHKRNPVLCENLTGLARVVRANAMAALEDVALWHERDISHSSVERVIAPDSTILVDFMLARLARVLSELVVNPERMESNMEMSLGLYNSQDVLLALVREGATREEAYKAVQAAAMLSWEKRMPFFEVLMEDSTIREKIGEPGLKKLFDVKQHLRHVDTIFDRVFKKQ, encoded by the coding sequence ATGATCGAGAGATATTCCAGGCCCGAGATGTCCTCACTCTGGAGCGATCGCGCGCGCTTTGACCTGTGGCTCGCGGTCGAGCTCGCGGTCTGCGAGGCGTGGGCGCGCCGGGGCGCGATCCCGGCCGAGACGATGGCGACGATCAGGTCGCTGGCATCGTACGACACGGATCGAATCGGCAAGATCGAGGCCGAGGTGCACCACGACGTGATCGCGTTTCTCACCGCGGTCGCCGAGAAGGTGGGCCCTGACTCCCGCTTCATCCACATGGGCATGACCTCATCGGACCTTCTGGACACGGCCTTCGCAATCCAGCTCAGGGGCGCGGGCCTCGCCATAGCGAAGGGGATGGAAAAGCTGCGCGCCGAGATCAAAAAGCTCGCGATGGCCCACAAAAACACCGTGATGATGGGCCGTTCCCACGGCATACACGCGGAGCCGATCACCTTCGGACTGAAGGCCGCGGTCTGGTACGACGAGTTCGGAAGGCACGAGCGCAGGCTCGCCGAGGCGGTCGATACGATATCGGTCGGCAAGCTCTCGGGCGCGGTCGGCACGTTCGCCCACATCGACCCTGAGATGGAGAGTGAGGTCTGCGCGGCGTTCGAGCTCAAGCCCGCTCCGGTCTCCACGCAGATCGTGCAGCGCGACCGGCACGCCCATTACTTCTGCACGCTGGCGGGCATAGCCGCATCCATAGAGAAGGTGGCGGTCGAGATACGCCACCTGCAGCGCACCGAGGTCGGCGAGGCGGCAGAGCCGTTCGGCAAGGGGCAGAAGGGATCCTCCGCGATGCCGCACAAGCGGAACCCGGTGCTGTGCGAGAACCTCACCGGGCTCGCGCGCGTGGTGCGCGCCAACGCCATGGCGGCGCTCGAGGACGTGGCGCTCTGGCACGAGCGCGACATATCGCACTCCTCGGTCGAGCGCGTGATCGCCCCGGACTCCACGATCCTCGTGGACTTCATGCTCGCCAGGCTCGCGCGGGTCCTCTCGGAACTCGTCGTGAACCCGGAGAGGATGGAGTCGAACATGGAGATGTCGCTGGGCCTCTACAACTCGCAGGATGTCCTTCTCGCCCTGGTTCGAGAGGGGGCCACGCGCGAGGAGGCGTACAAGGCGGTGCAGGCGGCAGCCATGCTTTCGTGGGAGAAGCGCATGCCCTTCTTCGAAGTGCTGATGGAAGACAGCACGATCAGGGAGAAGATCGGCGAGCCGGGCCTCAAGAAACTCTTCGACGTGAAGCAACATTTGCGGCACGTGGATACGATATTCGACAGGGTGTTTAAAAAACAGTGA
- a CDS encoding four helix bundle protein, translating to MNHEKLECYRQLVSMAEEVARRVTRWPRGHGDLVDQLRRAMTSAVLNLSEGNGKQKRGLDRRRFFRIALGSITEVAAALDLAHVFGLIQPDDLASLKSRLRLAYVQIRALP from the coding sequence ATGAATCACGAAAAACTGGAGTGCTACAGGCAGTTGGTTTCAATGGCAGAGGAAGTTGCAAGGAGGGTGACCAGGTGGCCCAGGGGACATGGCGATCTCGTCGATCAGCTTCGCCGCGCCATGACCTCGGCTGTTCTCAATCTATCGGAAGGAAACGGCAAGCAGAAGCGCGGGCTCGACAGGCGCCGTTTCTTCAGAATCGCGCTCGGTTCCATCACCGAAGTCGCAGCAGCCCTTGATCTTGCTCATGTCTTCGGCCTCATCCAGCCAGATGATTTGGCCTCTCTCAAATCCCGCCTTCGCCTCGCATACGTTCAGATCAGGGCGCTGCCATGA
- the purQ gene encoding phosphoribosylformylglycinamidine synthase subunit PurQ — translation MKFGIIVFPGSNCDHDCRHVVRDILGHEAEFLWHKERSLAGSHCVILPGGFSYGDYLRSGAMAACSPIMDSVKEFAASGGLVIGICNGFQILQEAGLLPGVMMRNDNLKFICRDVRVRVERTDTPFTCACRQGEVLRIPIAHMDGNFFADKREVSKMHRSQQIVLRYCDAEGDLSDEYNPNGSMEAVAGVVNEAGNVLGMMPHPERCSEGSLGNIDGLKVFKSIVEWASARR, via the coding sequence ATGAAATTCGGGATCATCGTCTTTCCGGGCAGCAACTGCGACCACGACTGCCGCCACGTCGTCCGGGACATCCTGGGCCATGAGGCGGAGTTTCTCTGGCACAAGGAGCGAAGCCTCGCCGGCTCGCACTGCGTCATCCTCCCGGGCGGATTCTCCTACGGCGACTACCTGCGCTCCGGCGCGATGGCCGCCTGTTCGCCGATCATGGACTCGGTGAAGGAGTTCGCGGCATCGGGCGGGCTCGTGATCGGCATATGCAACGGCTTCCAGATCCTGCAGGAGGCGGGCCTCCTCCCCGGGGTGATGATGCGCAACGACAACCTCAAGTTCATCTGCCGCGACGTGAGGGTCAGGGTCGAGAGGACCGACACCCCGTTCACCTGCGCGTGCAGGCAGGGCGAGGTGCTCAGGATCCCGATCGCCCACATGGACGGCAACTTCTTCGCCGACAAGAGGGAGGTCTCGAAGATGCACAGGTCGCAGCAGATCGTCCTCCGCTATTGCGACGCGGAGGGGGATCTCTCCGACGAATACAATCCCAACGGCTCCATGGAGGCGGTGGCGGGGGTGGTGAACGAAGCGGGCAACGTGCTCGGGATGATGCCGCACCCGGAGAGGTGCAGCGAGGGCTCTCTCGGAAACATCGACGGGCTCAAGGTGTTCAAGTCGATCGTCGAATGGGCGAGCGCGAGGAGATAG
- the purS gene encoding phosphoribosylformylglycinamidine synthase subunit PurS, which yields MQAKVYVTLKKGVHDPQGEAVRHTLGSMGHKAVSGVRVGKYIEVSLADMPKEQAEAELKEICEKLLANTVIESYRYEIS from the coding sequence ATGCAGGCAAAAGTTTACGTAACGCTCAAGAAGGGCGTGCACGACCCCCAGGGCGAGGCGGTGCGCCACACGCTGGGCAGCATGGGCCACAAGGCGGTCTCCGGCGTCCGCGTGGGCAAGTACATCGAGGTCTCGCTGGCCGACATGCCCAAAGAGCAGGCCGAGGCGGAGCTCAAGGAGATCTGCGAGAAGCTCCTGGCCAACACGGTGATAGAGAGTTACAGGTACGAAATATCTTGA
- a CDS encoding amidophosphoribosyltransferase has protein sequence MCGIVGVHNHSEASNIAYLSLYAEQHRGQESAGIVTSSRGRFLQHRAMGHVADCFTSEVIAELAGANAIGHVRYSTAGGSRIENAQPFVVNTGTGSMAIAHNGNLTNAVALRGELEKMGSIFQSTMDSEVIMHLIAREREGSLVERIVRALRRVQGAYSLVFLADNAMIAARDPSGFRPLALGQLGESYIAVSETCALDLIDATYLREVEPGEIVLFENGGMRSHKGILNGEGRKKQHCIFEYIYFARPDSHVFDRDVYPIRKGFGRQLAKEHPVEADVVVPVPDSGVPAAIGYSQESGIPFEMGLIRNHYVGRTFIEPKSEIRHFGVRIKLNSVKEVLKGKRVVVIDDSIVRGTTSMKIVKMIRRAGASQVHVRISSPPTAWPCFYGIDTPTRKELIAASQSVEEIREFITADSLGYLSHDGLYWFDKKGRREWFCDACFTGKYPVDLVDNPEVQAAARTFLDSQR, from the coding sequence ATGTGCGGAATAGTCGGCGTACACAATCATAGCGAGGCGTCGAACATCGCCTATCTCTCTCTCTACGCGGAGCAGCACCGCGGCCAGGAGAGCGCGGGCATAGTCACCTCCTCGCGCGGGCGGTTCCTCCAGCACAGGGCCATGGGCCACGTGGCCGACTGCTTCACGAGCGAGGTCATAGCCGAGCTGGCGGGCGCAAACGCCATAGGCCACGTCCGCTACTCCACCGCAGGCGGCTCCCGCATAGAGAACGCCCAGCCGTTCGTGGTGAACACCGGCACAGGCAGCATGGCGATCGCGCACAACGGGAACCTCACCAACGCGGTGGCCTTGAGGGGCGAGCTCGAGAAGATGGGCTCCATCTTCCAGTCGACGATGGACAGCGAGGTGATCATGCACCTGATCGCCCGCGAGAGGGAGGGCTCGCTCGTCGAGAGGATCGTGCGCGCCTTGCGCAGGGTCCAGGGCGCTTACTCCCTGGTTTTTCTTGCCGACAACGCGATGATCGCGGCGCGCGACCCTTCGGGGTTCAGGCCCCTGGCCCTGGGCCAGCTCGGCGAGTCGTACATCGCGGTCTCCGAGACCTGCGCGCTGGACCTCATCGACGCGACCTATCTCCGCGAGGTAGAGCCGGGCGAGATCGTCCTCTTCGAGAACGGGGGCATGCGCTCCCACAAGGGCATACTCAACGGCGAGGGAAGGAAGAAGCAACACTGCATATTCGAGTACATCTATTTCGCCAGGCCCGACAGCCACGTCTTCGACCGCGACGTCTACCCGATCCGCAAGGGCTTTGGCAGGCAGCTCGCGAAGGAGCATCCGGTCGAGGCGGACGTCGTCGTTCCCGTGCCCGACTCCGGAGTTCCGGCCGCGATAGGCTATTCCCAGGAGTCCGGCATCCCGTTTGAGATGGGTCTCATACGCAATCACTACGTGGGCCGCACCTTCATAGAGCCCAAGAGCGAGATCCGGCACTTCGGAGTGAGGATCAAGCTCAATTCGGTGAAGGAGGTCCTCAAGGGGAAGAGGGTCGTGGTGATCGACGACTCGATCGTGCGCGGGACCACCAGCATGAAGATCGTGAAGATGATCCGCAGGGCGGGGGCGAGCCAGGTGCACGTTCGCATCTCGAGTCCCCCCACCGCGTGGCCGTGCTTCTACGGCATCGACACCCCCACTCGCAAGGAGCTGATCGCCGCGAGCCAGTCGGTCGAGGAGATACGCGAGTTCATCACCGCGGATTCGCTCGGTTACCTCTCGCACGACGGGCTCTACTGGTTCGACAAGAAGGGACGCCGCGAGTGGTTCTGCGACGCGTGCTTCACCGGCAAATACCCCGTGGACCTCGTCGACAACCCCGAAGTTCAGGCGGCCGCCAGGACGTTCCTGGATAGTCAAAGATAA
- the purL gene encoding phosphoribosylformylglycinamidine synthase subunit PurL, which yields MSDKITPEVVAEHGLSGDEYGRIREVLGRTPNITELGIFSVMWSEHCSYKSSRVYLRTLPTEGPRVLQGPGENAGIIDIGEGIAVAFKIESHNHPSFIEPYQGAATGVGGILRDVFTMGARPIANMNSLRFGAADDPRTPYLVRGVVAGIGGYGNTMGIPTVGGEVAFDECYSGNILVNAFTLGIMDASRIFLGKASGVGNPVIYVGSRTGRDGIHGATMASDEFDDASHEKRPTVQVGDPFTEKLLLEACLELMATDAIVGIQDMGAAGLTCSSFEMADRAGSGMELDLDRVPMRETAMTPYEIMLSESQERMLIVAKRGREDEVRKIFEKWDLDCAVVGRVTDDGKVTILKGGCRVAEIPVAPIVHQAPCYERPYREPGWQREVQRLDADAVPQPADISEAFVRLMTSPNLACKRWVWEQYDHMVMTNSVVLPGSDAALVRLKGTKKGIAISTDCQSRFCYLDPYAGAALAVAESARNVSCVGATPVAVTNCLNFGNPERPEIMWQFKQAVAGLGEACRQFGTPVTGGNVSFYNETKGEGIYPTPTIGMVGVIDDVDSHCTPWWKGEGDEIVLIGWHEPDLGGSEYLKVIHGMVAGRPPQLDFAREKAVQNAVRTLIRRGLARSAHDLSEGGIAAALAECSLTGREGVLGAQVELESGLRPDILLFGESAAAVLVSCDRKTLESVIAIAKELGAPAKRIGRVGGRALEIRGLLSVDVQDLHRRWSTALENLVGMK from the coding sequence ATGTCAGACAAAATCACCCCGGAGGTGGTCGCGGAGCACGGGCTGAGCGGCGACGAGTACGGCCGGATCAGGGAGGTGCTGGGACGTACGCCCAACATCACCGAGCTCGGCATATTCTCCGTGATGTGGTCGGAGCACTGCTCCTACAAGAGCTCAAGGGTCTACCTCAGGACGCTGCCCACCGAGGGCCCGCGGGTCCTGCAGGGGCCCGGCGAGAACGCCGGCATCATCGACATCGGCGAGGGGATCGCCGTGGCCTTCAAGATCGAGAGCCACAACCACCCCTCGTTCATAGAGCCGTACCAGGGCGCGGCCACGGGCGTGGGCGGGATCCTGCGCGACGTATTCACCATGGGGGCCCGCCCAATCGCGAACATGAACAGCCTGCGCTTCGGCGCGGCCGACGATCCCAGGACCCCCTATCTCGTGCGCGGGGTGGTCGCGGGCATCGGGGGCTACGGCAACACCATGGGAATCCCCACCGTCGGCGGCGAGGTGGCGTTCGACGAGTGCTACAGCGGCAACATCCTGGTCAACGCCTTCACGCTCGGCATCATGGACGCGAGCCGCATCTTCCTCGGAAAGGCCTCGGGGGTCGGGAACCCGGTGATCTACGTCGGCTCCAGGACGGGCCGCGACGGCATTCACGGCGCGACCATGGCCTCGGACGAGTTCGACGACGCCTCGCACGAGAAGAGGCCCACGGTCCAGGTGGGCGACCCGTTCACGGAGAAGCTCCTGCTCGAGGCGTGCCTCGAGCTCATGGCCACCGACGCGATCGTCGGCATCCAGGACATGGGCGCTGCGGGGCTCACCTGCTCGTCGTTCGAGATGGCCGACCGCGCAGGCAGCGGGATGGAGCTCGACCTCGACCGCGTCCCGATGCGCGAGACCGCGATGACCCCTTACGAGATCATGCTCAGCGAGTCGCAGGAGCGGATGCTCATCGTGGCGAAGAGGGGCCGCGAGGACGAGGTCAGAAAGATCTTCGAGAAGTGGGACCTCGACTGTGCGGTGGTGGGGCGCGTGACCGACGACGGGAAGGTGACGATACTTAAGGGCGGCTGCAGGGTGGCCGAGATCCCGGTCGCGCCGATCGTCCACCAGGCCCCCTGCTACGAGAGGCCGTACCGCGAGCCGGGCTGGCAGCGCGAGGTGCAGAGGCTCGATGCGGACGCGGTCCCGCAGCCGGCCGACATCTCCGAGGCCTTCGTCCGTCTCATGACCTCGCCCAACCTCGCCTGCAAGAGGTGGGTGTGGGAGCAGTACGACCACATGGTCATGACCAACAGCGTGGTCCTGCCCGGCTCCGACGCGGCGCTCGTCAGGCTCAAGGGCACGAAGAAGGGAATCGCCATCTCCACCGATTGCCAGAGCCGCTTCTGCTACCTCGACCCGTACGCCGGGGCAGCTCTCGCGGTCGCCGAGTCGGCGCGAAACGTCTCCTGCGTGGGCGCGACGCCTGTGGCGGTTACCAACTGCCTCAACTTCGGCAACCCCGAGCGGCCCGAGATCATGTGGCAGTTCAAGCAGGCGGTGGCAGGGCTGGGCGAGGCGTGCCGCCAGTTCGGCACTCCGGTCACCGGCGGCAACGTTAGCTTCTACAACGAGACCAAGGGCGAGGGGATCTACCCCACGCCCACGATAGGGATGGTCGGCGTGATCGACGATGTGGATTCCCACTGCACTCCGTGGTGGAAGGGCGAGGGGGACGAGATCGTGCTCATAGGCTGGCACGAGCCGGACCTCGGCGGCAGCGAGTACCTCAAGGTGATCCACGGCATGGTGGCCGGCAGGCCGCCGCAGCTAGATTTCGCCAGGGAGAAGGCGGTCCAGAACGCGGTGCGCACCCTCATCAGGCGCGGGCTCGCGCGCTCCGCGCACGACCTCTCCGAGGGCGGTATCGCGGCCGCCCTTGCCGAGTGCTCTCTCACCGGCCGCGAGGGGGTCCTGGGCGCGCAGGTGGAGCTCGAATCCGGGCTGCGGCCCGACATCCTTCTCTTCGGCGAGAGCGCGGCAGCGGTCCTCGTGTCCTGCGATCGGAAAACGCTCGAGTCGGTGATTGCGATCGCCAAAGAGCTCGGCGCGCCGGCCAAAAGGATCGGGAGGGTCGGGGGGAGGGCGCTCGAGATCCGCGGCCTCCTCTCCGTGGATGTGCAGGACCTCCACAGGCGCTGGTCCACCGCCCTGGAGAATCTCGTGGGCATGAAATGA
- a CDS encoding four helix bundle protein, translating to MLHEKLECYRRSVKLAEELSKEGARWPRGLGYLYDQLRRAMASVVLNTAEGNARKSAAERHRFFEIARASAVEVAACLDLACSFGLMPSMAALSLKSRLTEVSKMLWGLMRR from the coding sequence ATGTTGCACGAAAAACTGGAGTGCTACCGCAGGTCAGTTAAGTTGGCAGAGGAGTTAAGCAAGGAGGGTGCCAGGTGGCCCCGCGGTCTTGGCTATCTATATGATCAGCTTCGCCGCGCCATGGCCTCAGTGGTCCTGAATACTGCGGAAGGAAACGCGCGCAAAAGTGCTGCCGAACGGCACCGCTTTTTTGAAATCGCCCGCGCCTCAGCCGTCGAAGTCGCTGCCTGCCTTGATCTCGCCTGTTCCTTCGGCCTCATGCCGTCGATGGCTGCACTCTCGCTCAAATCGCGGCTCACCGAAGTCAGCAAGATGCTCTGGGGCTTGATGAGGCGATAG